A section of the Corvus hawaiiensis isolate bCorHaw1 chromosome 16, bCorHaw1.pri.cur, whole genome shotgun sequence genome encodes:
- the TNRC6A gene encoding trinucleotide repeat-containing gene 6A protein isoform X4, which produces MRELEAKATKEVERKLSRAFLPHLCGTERRDLVQEEEEQLMEERKKRKEDKKKKEAAQKKAIEQKIKVPEQTKTSVSQPQPVTSNGTSTGTSTTNNAKRAPASSQQQPLPRYPPREVPPRFRHQEQKQLLKRGQQLPVIAANLGSTPKVLNGQSGGSTGTNNQPVTNGEVPNSSKKQPGMPPIRDLVSHSPNQSDLNHSGLGSHYENSHWGPVSSNSDSSTNWDKVIVDGSDKEAWPSITGSDPELTSECMDTDSASSSGSERNLVIMASGSTGGESDGIRNGIGHGSQNKFVVGSNSNNVGNGSINGPWGLSHGSIISTCQVSVDAPDSKSESSNNRMNAWGTINSSSNGGLNPSTLNSNGNHGAWSVLENSGHALKGSVGSGSPGTSIQCSTIGQMANSQSINSKVGGSAHGSWGSLQESCDSEVNGTRNVSFSGQPQNLNTEMNGPNNTTNFMTSSLPNSAGSVQMNELPNTAGPGAWRVSTMNHSQIQASPVANGTSISHLSNGEAKTGGSYGTTWGAYGSSYSGDKCPGPNSQANGDTVNATLMQPGGSGPGSTNFQINGNKGGGVWEAGTVNSQNVPWGNGNGASAGGSRRGWGNPAQNTGTNISNGEWSKLPSNQHSNEGVNGNSRKFTNGWKSTEEDDLNSQSSAASQMAEQSSTWAKTGTGDSEGSSESTGCHEDRAAVEGQNRERRKVDQHTLLQSIVNRTDLDPRVLSNSGWGQTPIKQNTAWDTETSPRGERKTDNGTEAWGGSVTQTSSSGGCVDRPSPNNNDTSSVSGWGDPKSATRWGDSKGSNSQGGWEEDSAATVMVKSNQSWGSGKEEKSSWNDTPKMKQGWGDGQKASQGWAVSAGDSWGENSRSNHWGEAKKSSSGGSNSDRSVSGWNEPGKSNSVTWGGNNATPNNSSGWDEPAKSNQNQGWGDPPKSNQPQVWGDSSKPVNSPEWNKQDVGSWGAPSAANKSPGSGWLGGPMPAPAKEEEPTGWEEPSPESIRRKMEIDDGTSAWGDPSKYNYKNVNMWNKNVPNSSSSSDQQAQVHPQLLSSSAMSSKESSSGSGWGEPSTPATTVDNGTSAWGKPMDTGTSWGEPVSDAGGTSGWGNASLGQQPPNKPGPKSMQDSWCGDDMPLTGSRQTSWEEEEDVEIGMWNSSSSQEANPSLNWPPYMKKMPTKGIMKGGNKQDETWINPFIKQFTNLSFSRESPEETIQSNKMDMSGGLLQDKRMEMDKHGLGVGDYNRVVGKGPGSRPQIPKESSMDRGPYFDKDGIVADESQNMQFMSNQNMKLPPSNNALPNQALGSLTGLGMQSLNSVRQNGNPSVFGVGNIAAQPRSMQQPPAQPLNSSQPNPRAQVPPPLLSPQVPVSLLKYAPNSGGLSPLFGPQQVAMLNQLSQLNQLSQISQLQRLLAQQQKAQPQRSMPSGGRQQQEQQGRSLSMQQQMMQQSRQLDPNLLMKQQTPPSQQQSLHQPSMKSFLENVIPHATPELQKGPSPINAFSSFPIGMNSNLNVNLDMSSIKEPQSRLRKWTTVDSISVNTSLDQNSSKHGAISSGFRLEDSPFVPYDFMNSSNSPASPPGSIGDGWPRAKSPNGSSSVNWPPEFRPGEPWKGYPNIDPETDPYVTPGSVINNLSINTVREVDHLRDRNSGSSSSLNTTLPSTSAWSSIRASNYNVSLSSTAQSTSVARNSDSKSTWSPGSVTNTSLAHELWKVPLPPKSITAPSRPPPGLTGQKPPLSTWDNSLRLGGGWGNSDARYTPGSSWGESSSGRITNWLVLKNLTPQIDGSTLRTLCMQHGPLITFHLNLPHGNALVRYSSKEEVVKAQKSLHMCVLGNTTILAEFASEEEISRFFAQGQSLTPSPGWQSLGSSQSRLGSIDGSHSFSNRNDLNHWNGAGLSGTSSGDLHGTSLWGSPNYSTSLWGAPSSNDTRGISSPSPINAFLSVDHLGGGGESM; this is translated from the exons ATCTGAACCACAGTGGTCTAGGATCCCATTATGAAAATTCTCACTGGGGACCAGTCTCTTCAAATAGTGACTCCAGCACAAACTGGGATAAAGTTATCGTAGACGGCTCTGACAAAGAAGCATGGCCATCAATCACTGGCAGTGACCCAGAGCTGACTTCAGAATGTATGGACACTGactctgcctccagctctgggtcGGAGCGGAACCTCGTTATCATGGCTTCAGGGAGCACAGGCGGAGAAAGCGATGGCATTCGCAATGGCATCGGACATGGGTCTCAGAATAAGTTTGTGGTTGGTAGCAACAGCAATAATGTGGGCAATGGAAGTATTAATGGGCCGTGGGGGTTATCCCATGGATCCATAATAAGCACATGTCAAGTTTCTGTGGATGCTCCTGACAGCAAATCTGAAAGTAGCAACAATAGAATGAATGCTTGGGGCACCATAAACTCTTCATCAAATGGAGGGTTAAATCCAAGCACTTTGAATTCAAATGGCAACCATGGTGCCTGGTCTGTGTTGGAGAACAGTGGACATGCCCTGAAAGGGTCCGTGGGGAGTGGGAGTCCTGGCACAAGCATTCAGTGCAGTACCATAGGTCAGATGGCCAACAGCCAGAGTATTAACTCGAAAGTGGGTGGCTCAGCCCACGGTTCCTGGGGAAGCCTTCAGGAAAGTTGTGATTCTGAAGTAAATGGTACAAGGAATGTTTCATTCAGTGGGCAACCTCAAAACCTTAACACTGAAATGAATGGACCAAATAACACTACTAACTTTATGACCTCTAGTTTACCAAACTCTGCTGGTTCGGTGCAGATGAACGAACTGCCCAACACTGCAGGGCCCGGGGCCTGGCGCGTGAGCACAATGAATCATTCTCAGATTCAGGCCTCTCCAGTGGCAAATGGCACTTCCATCTCTCACCTGAGCAACGGTGAGGCCAAAACTGGCGGCTCTTATGGTACTACCTGGGGTGCCTATGGTTCTAGTTACTCTGGAGACAAATGTCCAGGCCCAAACAGCCAAGCTAATGGTGACACTGTGAATGCAACTCTAATGCAGCCGGGCGGGAGCGGGCCTGGCAGCACTAACTTTCAAATCAACGGGAATAAAGGCGGAGGGGTGTGGGAGGCAGGGACAGTCAACTCCCAGAATGTGCCGTGGGGAAACGGGAATGGTGCGAGTGCTGGCGGGAGCAGAAgaggatggggcaaccctgcaCAAAACACTGGCACCAACATTTCCAACGGGGAATGGAGCAAACTGCCTAGCAATCAGCATTCCAATGAAGGTGTGAATGGAAACAGCAGGAAGTTTACAAATGGATGGAAGTCTACTGAGGAGGATGATCTCAacagccagagctctgctgcctcccagaTGGCTGAGCAGAGTAGCACATGGGCCAAAACAGGTAcgggggacagcgaggggagCTCAGAGAGCACCGGGTGCCATGaagacagagcagctgtggaaggCCAGAACCGAGAGAGAAGGAAAGTTGACCAGCATACATTACTCCAAAGCATAGTGAACAGAACTGACTTAGATCCACGTGTCCTTTCCAACTCTGGTTGGGGACAGACTCCAATCAAACAGAACACTGCCTGGGATACTGAAACATCACCGAGGGGTGAAAGAAAAACTGACAATGGGACAGAGGCCTGGGGGGGCTCTGTGACACAGACTTCCAGCTCAGGGGGGTGTGTGGATAGACCTAGCCCTAATAATAACGATACCTCATCTGTATCGGGGTGGGGAGATCCAAAGTCTGCTACAAGGTGGGGAGACTCCAAAGGGTCAAACAGCCAGGGGGGGTGGGAAGAAGATTCTGCTGCTACAGTAATGGTCAAGAGCAATCAATCATGGGGAAGTGGCAAAGAGGAAAAGTCATCCTGGAATGACACACCGAAGATgaagcagggatggggagatggACAGAAGGCCAGCCAGGGTTGGGCAGTGTCTGCTGGTGATAGCTGGGGTGAAAACTCTAGAAGTAACCATTGGGGTGAGGCAAAGAAATCCAGTTCCGGAGGTAGCAACAGCGACAGGTCCGTGTCTGGTTGGAATGAGCCAGGTAAATCAAATTCTGTTACTTGGGGAGGCAATAATGCAACCCCAAACAACTCTTCAGGATGGGATGAGCCTGCAAAGTCTAATCAGAACCAGGGCTGGGGAGACCCTCCGAAATCCAATCAGCCTCAAGTCTGGGGGGACTCGTCGAAGCCAGTCAATTCTCCTGAGTGGAACAAACAAGATGTTGGCTCTTGGGGAGCCCCGTCTGCCGCGAACAAATCCCCGGGGTCTGGCTGGCTGGGGGGGCCAATGCCAGCCCCAGCAAAGGAGGAAGAGCCCACGGGCTGGGAGGAGCCATCCCCCGAATCCATACGCCGGAAAATGGAGATTGATGATGGAACTTCTGCTTGGGGTGATCCAAGCAAATACAACTACAAAAATGTGAATATGTGGAATAAAAATGTCCCAAACAGTAGCAGCAGTTCAGACCAGCAAGCACAGGTACATCCGCAGCTACTGTCTTCAAGTGCCATGTCTAGCAAGGAGAGCAGTTCGGGTTCTG GTTGGGGAGAGCCTTCTACTCCAGCCACTACTGTAGATAACGGGACTTCAGCGTGGGGTAAGCCCATGGACACTGGTACGAGCTGGGGAGAGCCCGTCAGCGATGCAGGAGGCACCTCTGGCTGGGGAAACGCTTCTCTTGGGCAGCAGCCTCCAAATAAACCTG GGCCTAAATCTATGCAAGATAGTTGGTGTGGAGATGATATGCCATTGACTGGCAGTCGTCAGACcagctgggaggaagaggaggatgttGAGATTGGAATGTGGAACAGCAGTTCCTCACAAGAAGCTAACCCATCGTTAAACTGGCCACCCTACATGAAAAAGATGCCCACAAAG GGAATAATGAAAGGTGGAAATAAGCAAGATGAAACATGGATCAATCCATTCATTAAGCAATTCACAAATCTCAGTTTTTCA agAGAATCACCAGAAGAAACCATACAGAGCAATAAGATGGACATGTCTGGAG GGTTACTGCAGGACAAGCGGATGGAGATGGACAAGCACGGCCTGGGTGTGGGAGATTACAATCGTGTGGTTGGCAAAGGCCCTGGTTCTcgtccccaaattcccaaagagTCTTCCATGGATCGCGGTCCTTACTTCGATAAG GATGGCATTGTAGCAGACGAGTCCCAAAACATGCAGTTTATGTCCAATCAAAACATGAAGCTTCCCCCTTCAAATAATGCACTACCTAACCAAGCCCTGGGCTCCCTAACAGGGCTGGGTATGCAAAGCTTGAATTCTGTTAGACAG AATGGCAATCCCAGTGTGTTTGGTGTTGGGAATAtagcagcacagcccaggagcatgcagcagcctccagcacaACCTCTTAATTCATCTCAGCCTAATCCACGTGCTCAAGTGCCTCCTCCATTACTATCCCCTCAG GTTCCAGTATCATTACTGAAGTATGCACCAAACAGCGGTGGCCTGAGCCCACTTTTTGGCCCACAACAGGTAGCCATGTTGAATCAACTGTCCCAGTTAAACCAGCTTTCTCAGATCTCCCAGTTACAG CGGCTGTtggctcagcagcagaaggCTCAGCCTCAGAGGAGCATGCCTTCTGGGGGtcggcagcagcaggagcagcag GGTCGATCTCTTAGTATGCAGCAACAGATGATGCAACAGTCCCGTCAGCTTGATCCAAACCTGTTAATGAAGCAGCAAACTCCACCCTCTCAACAGCAGTCACTCCATCAGCCCTCCATGAAATCCTTCCTTGAGAATGTCATACCCCACGCTACTCCTGAGCTGCAGAAAGGGCCGTCACCAATCAATGCTTTCAGCAGCTTCCCTATAG GAATGAACTCAAACTTGAATGTAAACCTGGATATGAGCAGTATTAAAGAGCCACAATCTCGGCTGAGGAAATGGACTACAGTCGACAGCATTTCTGTGAACACATCCTTAGATCAAAACTCCAGCAAACATG gtgCTATTTCAAGTGGTTTTAGGCTGGAAGATTCTCCGTTTGTTCCTTACGACTTTATGAACAGCAGTAATTCGCCAGCCAGTCCTCCCGGATCCATTGGGGACGGCTGGCCCCGTGCCAAATCGCCTAATGGCTCTAGCAGTGTTAACTGGCCCCCAG AGTTTCGCCCTGGTGAGCCATGGAAAGGTTATCCAAACATCGACCCCGAAACTGACCCTTACGTCACTCCTGGCAGTGTCATAAACAATCTCTCAATTAATACTGTGCGGGAAGTTGACCACCTCAGGGACAGGAACAGTG GGTCATCCTCATCTTTGAACACCACGCTGCCTTCAACTAGTGCCTGGTCATCCATTCGTGCCTCCAACTACAATGTTTCCCTCAGCAGTACAGCACAAAGCACTTCAG TAGCCAGAAACAGTGATTCCAAATCAACATGGTCTCCTGGATCAGTCACTAACACCTCTCTGGCTCATGAGCTGTGGAAGGTCCCTTTGCCACCTAAAAGCATCACTGCTCCGTCCcgcccacctccagggctgaCAGGCCAGAAACCACCCCTGTCCACTTGGGATAATTCCCTTCGTCTGGGTGGAGGATGGGGAAATTCTGATGCCAGATACACCCCTG gtTCAAGCTGGGGtgagagcagctcagggagaaTAACAAATTGGCTTGTTCTAAAAAACCTTACACCTCAG ATCGACGGCTCAACCCTGCGTACTCTGTGCATGCAGCACGGCCCACTAATAACATTCCACCTGAACCTCCCACATGGTAATGCTTTGGTCCGTTACAGTTCAAAAGAAGAGGTAGTGAAGGCACAAAAATCTCTGCACAT gtGTGTTTTAGGGAACACTACTATTCTTGCTGAGTTTGCCAGTGAAGAGGAGATTAGTCGCTTCTTTGCACAAGGCCAGTCCCTGACTCCGTCTCCTGGCTGGCAATCTCTGGGATCCAGCCAGAGCCGACTCGGATCCATCGATGGTTCCCATTCGTTCTCAAACCGTAATGATCTAAATCACTGGAATGGTGCTGGGCTGTCGGGAACTAGCAGTGGAGACCTTCATGGCACTTCACTTTGGGGGAGCCCCAACTATTCCACGAGCCTGTGGGGTGCCCCGAGCAgcaatgacaccaggggaattAGCAGCCCATCCCCCATCAACGCTTTCCTTTCTGTTGACCACCTGGGTGGAGGTGGAGAGTCCATGTAA